Part of the Zonotrichia albicollis isolate bZonAlb1 unplaced genomic scaffold, bZonAlb1.hap1 Scaffold_254, whole genome shotgun sequence genome is shown below.
gacagtgTGGGACCTCATGTAACcatgggaccattgtgacactctggggccaaatggaaccaaggagaccattgtcaTATtttggggccccatggaaccaaggagatcattgtcACATTTTGCACccacatggaaccaaggagaccattgttgcTTGGCATGGTCTactggaaccaaggagaccagtgtgacagtgcagggcctggtgtaaccaagaggccattgtgacactgaggggtgccatggaaccaaggacatgtTTGCAGATGATACCAAGCTGGATGTGAGTGTTGATCTGTGGGAGcataggagggctctgcacacggacctggacaggctggatccaggggaAAGAATCCAACAAATTGCAGCTTAAGAAGACCAAGTGCCAGGCCCTGATATTTCAGCCtggtgctacaggctggggacagagtggttggacagcagccaggcagaaagggacctggaggGACTAATGGACAGCAGGCcggacatgagccagcaatgtgcccaggtggccaggaaagccaatggctcctggcctggatcaggaatggtgtggccagcaggaccagagctgctgtgccagtaCAGATCTGCcgccagctctgcacacagacattgttgctgcagctccagagaagggaacaaaAGGGTATCTCTGTAAAAAAACTCTGCTGCGAGATCCTTTAGATCCATCAAAGCCACCAAgagtgcagcccctcattgacacaatCTCTGGCCGCAGGGAAGAtcgagagaaacaaaatgagaaaaaccacaaaccatgacatttctttgtggaAAAGATTAGTAaggtaaaacaaagaaaaaggacCTCCAAAATGAAGCCaacaagaagtatcaaagatgacttttattacaagagatttgcagaaattggacAGCAGTTTAATGTCcctgaaaccatccagtcatcagtttCCACAcagcagccttgagctcctggttcctcaggctgtagatgagggggttcagggctggaggcaccaccgagtacagaactgacaggaccagatccagggatggggacgagatggaggggggcttcaggtaggcataTACTActgtgctgaggaacaggaagaccacagccaggtgagggaggcaggtggaaaaggctttgtgccgtccctgctcagaggggatcctcagcacagccctgaagatctgcacataggagaaaatcatgaacacaaaacagccaaatactaagaaaatggaaaacacaaTGATTCCAAATTCCCTGAGGTAGGAatttgagcaggagagcttgagaattgcggggatttcacagaagaactggcccagggcattgccatggcaaaggggcagggaaaatgtattggctgtgtgcatgagagcatagacaaaggcactggcccaggcagctgctgccatgtgggcacaagctctgctgcccaggagggtcctgtagtgcaggggtttgcagatggacacatagcggtcgtagcacatgatggtaaGGAGGGAAAATTCTGTTCCAAGGAAAAAGATAATCAGAAaaacctgtgcagcacatccagtgtaggagatgttcctggtgttccagagggaattgtgcatggctttggggacagtggtgcagatggagcccaggtcgctgagggccaggttgagcaggaagaagaacatgggcgtgtgcagatggtggccgcaggctacagcgctgatgatgaggccgttgcccaggagggcagccagggagatgcccagcaagaggcagaaatgcaggagctgcagctgccgcgtgtctgccaatgccagcaggaggaagtgcctgatggagctgctgttagACATTTGTGGTGTCATGGCATGGggacctgttcatggagaaaaaGACAGTGAAGTGTTGGAGCAGATATGTGTAACCAAACTCAAAACCATTTCCCATACACTGTTCCCTGGATCTCTCACAGACACACTTATTGTTTTCAGAGttttgaggttttctttttaagctctCTCTATGTTTCTGCAGGTATTCTAGGATATCAGAAACcctcagcatttctgctgccctctggtAGAACAGAGCTTCCCTGAGGTGGATGATGAGCAGAGAGTGAGGGGAGATGGTCTGTCATTCTGACCTGTTCAGAGTGTCTCTGGGCTTCAAGCTCCCTCACATGGAGGTTGATCACCTTCTCATGCTCCCCCTTAAAATGTCACCAggtactgctgagagcagatggatccaccccagcccagctccagatTTGTAGCCAAGGACTCACATTGCTCACTTCCAACAGCATTTTCTGTGTCAGaacacctctgcctttctcCATCAATCTTAAAACCCAGAATTGCTCTAGGACAGGTTTGCACCCAGGATTGAAGCTCCCAgcttggactgaaatctcagggagATTTCCAAGTGTCCTTATGATGGCATTGGatgagggagatgcagctccttccctggctgcactgacagcattgcccagagccgggcactggggacagcgtcaccctgagccagctgtgccccctgccagagcccccagggccgggcagctgctcccagccctgtgctctgcagagggaactgggcctggggctgcagagctgccccacggctctgctgcagctctgcctgcacaggaggggctgcacaccttggagccccggccctgagagcagaggcttggctggggcacaggagggagggggcttgttcagagggaggggctgcactggaggcgatcctgtgggcatctctaaattctccctgccacagcattgctgggttttgttttctctcattgccTGATTTTCTCTCTACTTCCTGgagattttcctcctgcagatgtttccctgttcctgatctctccctgccagcactcacagaccccaaatctctgtgcctTCTCCTTGGCCTGACAGaaccctgcctgtttgcagggcactggctgggggcaggttctgtctgcagcttggagaaaggacagcttAGACTGAGCCTGATGGATCCAGCAAAGGTGATGCTGGTGATGTCCATAGGCAGAGTGGCTGAAAGCACATTAGGGTTCTCCTCTGAACCCATTGATGACTAAAAGTAACAGTTTCAGATGTCTCAGACACTTGTCAAAATTAATAATACAAATTATTAAGCAACCTTTAATATTTATCCCCCTCCCTGCCATTCTACCATAGTAGGAAACTGAATTCAAAATCTTAAGAAATTTCCTAATTTTGGTCAAAATACTTGTCTCTGAAATATTCCATTACTGATCAGACCCCCTCAGCTTGACAGAGTTTCATGAGCATTtcacctcccctgcaccagaaatactcagagttgtactcacagagtctgtaagCATTGGGacattccagctttaggagatcatTCCAGGAcatgcagctgcattgtcctgcagccagaggttcctgtgccaagggctgacAGTGATTCTGACCCAGGCACTTCttagcaccttcccagccctgactgattgaagctctctgtgcctctgtgctgtgcccagggtggctgcaggaattgccccagccctgctgggctggcagaagagctgctcatcaagagaaatgtgcttttgaagctcttcttggttaccaggagctgcctctgtgccaggagcccagcccagctcagcagcacagacacagcagaaggactttaatgagcctctggggctttgtgctcaggccctgaacatcagcccctgagagggagctgaagaaacttCTCCAGAACTACAAGTCAGAATctaactccaaagtttcttgaagttttaatgggtcctaCTGAGTGGGACGACTGAgcaagtgtccccaggccccaggcacagcagagaactgtaggcagtgatgacaggtggggacaaagagaaggcaagtcttggtgccctcgGGCAcatcagggtctgtgccaccaagggctgtgaggagacaccttgtcctgaggcactggggcctcctggcacagccccagccaggctgggcactgtcagccccttgttccgccctcagcatcctcccctagcccacatcccagtggcctcaaggatctgctggaaggagtccctggggagccttgctcagaaatggccctgggggctccttcatgctcacagagtttttcaaaggactttgggtttggcttttgccttggagtctctgagaggtttatTGCAAACATGGtttccaattatctgctttaatgagtcccttgagagcctttgtcagtaacaacactcagttgACTCATTAATGCCTCAAGGTGCTTCAGTTCTtgtaaggtacttggtgtttcccttttgatactgACTCTGGGAGAGGgatgtgcaatcatggccccaattatctgcgtTAATGAGTCCCTGGACAGCTTTGTACTGaagctcagtggggctcattaacaccttgagatactcaaggtttttaaggtactttggattttcctttccatacTGAGAGTCTGAAAGTTttctgtgccatcctggccacCAATTCACTCCACCAAGGAGTCCAGGAGGAGCCTGCATTGgggatggacctcagtgggagccaCGAATGCCTGGAGACACTTTGAATGTTTCCTCTGACTTTGACatctggaaaggtttgtgcaatctcctcccaggccctgaggttccagCGCTGACCTCCAAATGCACCACAGGGCTCATTAGGATCAAAcaagtcctgacaaaccatggctctgccttgatttctctctgctctcatgcagttcatcaggaagttttctgtagtggttttggttcacCAATTTGAGATTTCTTGACCAAAGCATCAATTAGTGTGGTGTGGTTGGGTAATTACGAGTGCACTCACAAGAATACATTTactcatttcctgctgtgagataggattaagagaaaggcaaagtagGCTCAAAgctttaaaagggtataaagaaaagttTGTCAATAGTAACTAAGACTAATAAGAATTCAGAACacttctcctctccctacacccttttctttcttactgaCAATAAAAAGAGACAAAACCTAAAATTTTCAGTCAGTTTACCACCTCTAGAATAGTCTTTTTTTCAGTTCACTTAGGGAGAGGAGTCCCTCTTTCATGCTATGGAGACTTCTCCATAAGAAAACAGTTCTCTTGTGGTTCTCAATTCCCATGAAGAGCAGCTTCCCTGAAAATCTGCAATTGTGAATCCCTTCCATTTTTCCACAGCTTTTCCCAAAGCTGTGTTTATGGGTCATGTGAACTCATGGGGTATTAGTTTAAAGATAAGCTGTTTAAGAGCAAAGGTTCTCTTCATCTATTTCTGAAATCATCTTCATCCCTGAAAATAGAGATCTTCTTCTCCTGTGAGGGCACAGGGTCTCAtcactcttttctctttctctgttaAGCTTGtcatgggatcacagctacttcAATATTTGCTTACTTTAGCATAGAGGCCTTTGCTGAACAAGTCATCTCTCCATAGTTTTCAACGTGTTATAGGGAATAAGAGAGTCTAATGTATCAATTACATCCTTCTCCATGGAtttacaagaggatttcagccccaAGATCAAGGtatctcctcatccctcccatctGGGACTCAACTTGCTCTTCAGTGATCTTGGTGTCCTCCTGTTGCTCCTCTGTGTGCCTgcactttgtccttttctctcactcGAGGGAGGATGGAAGCACTGAAAGAGTTCATATCTTGCCCGGGGCCTGCAGATGGTTCTGTGACCCCGGCCAGGCTCGGTGcttgcagccagagctgttttACGATGCAGGTTTCTGCAgtggctgcactggggctgtgtcaggatgggctgcgctggggcagggccaggatctcagcagccaggccagagcacagcagcagcagcacggctgGAGGCCAatggcttctcctccccctgcccGGGGCTTGCGGCTGAACCCCAGCGGTGACAGAATCTTGGCAgtcggcccggcccggcccggcccggggctgctcctggggctgctccttggGCCCGGTGGGTCCTTGCTGGGcccgggctggcagcggggcagggctcagcagtgcccagatgtTCACAACTGCAGCCATGGCCCGGCCTGGCCTCGGCCCCGCGGCCTCCTCTGCCCTGCCCGGCAGCTGATGGGGCCAGCCGGGTCCTTGGGAAGCGGCCCAGCCCCACGGCAGGAGCCGCCCGGCCCGGACTGACTGAGACGGGGGCTGGGTGAGCCTTGTTACCtctttgccagccagaagggaaaGAGACCCTCCCAGGCTTTCCCATCTTTAACATGTGTCTTCACAGAGGTGTGCACAGTTTCCTTAGTGGTTGAACAGATGGTCAATTCTCAAAGCTAATTACTGATTGATTTTTTTGCAAGACACAGAGGAAGCTGCTTGCAGCTTCTCTTAGGACATCACTTCCATGATGCAAAACCACCacaacagcacagagcacagagctcctttgTCCATATGTAGTGGTCATATGCCCAAGACCTCAAAACCCCTTATTAAGTGatctctgtgccctctccaaggtgtttccaaatgaaaacattcagctcatagtctaagaaaatcaccagaggacagagccagcctgacctgtttgtcctggttttttttttttttttttgtctagcagcaatccttggatatacggaatttgggaggccaaattctaattttggccatggtcCCTGGAGAAGAAtgccagttcttttccataggaatgaAAGaagagagccccagtgtttgagAGGCAGATAAGAGATGACCACCAGAGATCAAGGCCAGCCAGAGTAAGCAGTTTTTTCTGAGAGATACCCTTGCACAGAGGAAAATTTTTTGCAAAAGTACCTATTTTGGCAATGGGTATCTGAAAAGTCAGATTATTCTTTTCCAtagcaaggaaagcacagagccccagtagTCTCAGCTGATGAGAGGCAGCCCATGACATCCCcacatcagccagacctgtcaggtggcccctgggaggccaagccagccagagctgttccatgttccctcggttccatggggccccacagtgtcccaatggtcccttgcttccatgagaccCTGAGGTGTCCCAATGCCCCCTTGGTGACAGGAGGCCCTgaagggtcacaatggtctccatggttccatcaggccccacAGAGTCATTATGGTCTctgggttccatgaagccccactgtgtcaccatggccccttgattccatgggtgccagtggtgccacaatgacccccttggttccatgaagccccacagtgtcccagtgatctccatgggaaggaaagaaccCAGCCCCATTGTTGCAGGGGCatccaccagaggccaaggccagccagccTTGACGGTACTGGCAGATTTTGACCGGGAGTAACCCTTATATATAGAGAACTTTAgaggtggaatcccaatttcagacATGGACACCCAGAGGAGAAGGACGGTTcttctccataggaaggaaagcacggaACACTGGTGTTTGAAAGGCAGATAAAAGGTGGCCATCAGAGGCCTAGGCTAGCCAGACTTTCTATCCTGGTCGCTTTTGTCTGAAATcaacccttggatatagggaatttggggaggtgGAGCCCCAATTTTGGCCGTTTCTGTGTAGATAAGAAGGACGATTCTTCTCCAAAGCAAGGAAAGCAGCGAGCCCctagtgtttcaaaggcagatgaggagAGAGGTGGctcctgggaggccaagccagccagatTCGATTGTCCTGGCACATTTTATTTTGGAGGAATTCTTGGATATATGGAATTTGGGTGGAGAAATCTCAATTTTGACCATGGACACTTTGAGAAGAAGGACAGTTATTTTCCATTGGAAGGAAAGCACCGAGCCCTAGTGTTTGGAAAGCAGGTGAGATGCAGCCCCCAAGAGGCCAAGACCTCTCCAAGAGgacagacctgtctgtcctggcagctttcacTTGGGAACAGTGCTTGGATGTATGGACTTTTGGAGGTGGAATACCAATTTTTGCCATGGGCACATGGTCAAGATGGatggttttttccttcaggaGAAAAAAGCGTGAAGTCCAAGTCTTCTGGAAGAAGAAGAGAGGTGGCCACCCTTAGGCCAAGacagccagacctgtctctcCTGGCACCTTTCAACTAGGGCTTATTCTTGCACATAAGCCATTTTTGGAAGTGGAATCTccattttggccatgggtgcctagaCAGGAAGAAAAGTTCTTTTCATTAAGAAGGAAAGCCCAGAACCGCAGTGTTTCAGAGGCAGATGAGAAGCAGCCGTcgacatgccaaggtcagctggacctgtcaggtggtccccaggaggcccagccagccagacctaccccatgttcccttggtttcatgggatcacacagtgtcacaatggtctccttggttccatgaggccctgaagtgtcacaatgttccctTGCTTCTGTACTGTCACAATGGCCCcgtgcttccatgaggccttgcaatgtctcAACGGCTTcctggttccacaaagccctgatGTGTCACCATGTCCCCTCGGCTCCATGCGCCCTCGCTGTGTCACAGTGGCTCCTCTATGACACTAGGGGCTCCACAAGGTCAccatggacccttggttccttGGGGCCCCCAAGTTTCTCAATGGtttccttgattccatgaggcaccACAGTGttacaatggccccttggttccatgaggctcttTAGTGTCACTGTGGTGTCCTTGGACCcgcattgtcacaactgacccatggcTCCATGAGTTTCCATAGAGTAAGAGATGGAATGAGAGAAGCGGGACTCCAGatggctctccaaaatgcagtttattataTCCAAGACATTACAGAAGTCTAGGGTCACAGGTGatagagcctgtgcctacagctctCAGCTCCATCTTCAGACAAACCTGAAGACCCTTTAgctttggttacaatgcattatatactttccTTGCGGAGCATCCTAATACAGAAGAACAAATCTATACCATAACTTTTGCCTATAGCCCATCATAACTtatgtaattaccatattcatgttactattctccaatccctaaaagttagtacattactgtttaagctagaagttgctTTCCAGTTTTCTTGccgtggaaaattctgagatcttttttctgcttgcaacatttgctgacttgtttgcctgtgctgtctttctgcttggtaaaaacatcgtTTGAGGTGGGCTTATCCTTTGCACTAAGTCATAAAACCCCATTCTAACTAACATACGCTTTGCCTTCTTAgctatccagtaagactggctctgtaattctttt
Proteins encoded:
- the LOC141727831 gene encoding olfactory receptor 14C36-like; the encoded protein is MSNSSSIRHFLLLALADTRQLQLLHFCLLLGISLAALLGNGLIISAVACGHHLHTPMFFFLLNLALSDLGSICTTVPKAMHNSLWNTRNISYTGCAAQVFLIIFFLGTEFSLLTIMCYDRYVSICKPLHYRTLLGSRACAHMAAAAWASAFVYALMHTANTFSLPLCHGNALGQFFCEIPAILKLSCSNSYLREFGIIVFSIFLVFGCFVFMIFSYVQIFRAVLRIPSEQGRHKAFSTCLPHLAVVFLFLSTVVYAYLKPPSISSPSLDLVLSVLYSVVPPALNPLIYSLRNQELKAAVWKLMTGWFQGH